In Rosa chinensis cultivar Old Blush chromosome 1, RchiOBHm-V2, whole genome shotgun sequence, a genomic segment contains:
- the LOC112182491 gene encoding uncharacterized protein LOC112182491: MTQKSLESYGEEEEGRHLHKHRKIRDSEEEMDFRVKIQRTGISMTKKSIEKTSEEEEEGSKSKSKSLYICSFERNQSIDKSKNWGAYAVRAADLTHLYDSNSKLELRQVGYRAGEDLPAAGGCGVLGSRILFASGLKHSFGPRGPPYGPEASTRAYAFDTSNDTPDIVDMDESLHEGKHMPLTLEVAGKLYVLSAKWYGLTLNSFEVFDPIHRNWSLLPEFPNCGQFLSCAIAGTKLFVSNESLLP; this comes from the coding sequence ATGACCCAAAAATCGTTAGAAAGctatggtgaagaagaagaagggcgGCATCTGCACAAGCATCGAAAGATCAGGGACAGTGAAGAAGAAATGGATTTTCGGGTGAAGATTCAGAGGACAGGCATAAGCATGACCAAAAAATCGATTGAGAAGactagtgaagaagaagaagaaggtagtAAGTCCAAGTCCAAGTCCCTTTACATCTGTAGCTTTGAACGTAACCAGTCGATTGATAAGAGTAAGAACTGGGGTGCTTATGCTGTCCGCGCCGCCGATCTGACCCATTTGTatgattccaattccaaattGGAATTACGGCAAGTGGGTTACAGGGCCGGCGAAGACCTCCCCGCTGCCGGAGGCTGTGGTGTTTTGGGCTCCCGAATCCTTTTCGCCAGCGGCTTGAAACACAGCTTTGGACCTCGTGGTCCACCTTACGGACCAGAAGCCAGCACACGAGCTTATGCCTTTGATACCTCCAACGACACCCCCGACATAGTCGACATGGATGAGAGTTTACACGAGGGCAAACATATGCCTTTGACGCTGGAGGTCGCCGGCAAGCTCTATGTTCTCTCCGCTAAGTGGTATGGTTTAACTTTAAATTCATTTGAGGTTTTTGACCCCATTCACAGGAATTGGTCACTTCTCCCGGAATTTCCAAATTGTGGTCAATTCCTCTCTTGTGCAATTGCTGGCACCAAGCTTTTCGTCTCCAATGAAAGTCTGCTGCCTTGA
- the LOC112182492 gene encoding 50S ribosomal protein L24, with protein sequence MGWKAAEKLIRHWKVLRGDNVMIIRGKDKGETSVIKRVICSQNHVIVEGKNLVKKHIKQGQGHEGGIFTVEAPLHASNVQVTDPVTGRPCKVGVKYLEDGTKVRAVRGTGASGSIIPRPEILKIRATPRPTVAGSKDTPMNLVLEKTYDAKTGKGMPEL encoded by the exons ATGGGTTGGAAAGCAGCTGAGAAACTTATTAGGCACTGGAAGGTTCTTAGAGGAGACAAT GTGATGATCATAAGAGGCAAAGACAAGGGTGAGACAAGTGTCATTAAGCGAGTCATTTGCTCTCAGAATCATGTAATTGTGGAGGGCAAAAATCTG GTAAAGAAACAtatcaagcaaggccaaggtcATGAAGGCGGGATATTTACTGTTGAAGCCCCTCTTCATGCTTCAAATGTGCAAGTAACAGATCCAGTAACAGG GAGGCCTTGTAAGGTTGGGGTTAAATATCTTGAGGATGGAACAAAAGTTAGAGCAGTAAGAGGCACAGGAGCATCGGGATCTATAATCCCTCGTCCTGAGATCTTGAAGATAAGAGCTACCCCAAGACCTACCGTTG CTGGTTCAAAGGATACTCCTATGAATCTTGTGTTAGAGAAGACGTATGATGCCAAAACAGGGAAGGGCATGCCTGAACTTTGA
- the LOC112194571 gene encoding salicylic acid-binding protein 2 codes for MSASNTQKHFVLVHGAGHGAWCWYKIKPRLESAGHKVTALNNAASGIDTKSLEDVHSLEEYSEPLLQFMGSLGPQEKVILVGHSLGGMNLAVAMEKFPEKISAAVFLAAFLPDTTHHPWYIVDQLMQQLPLDRWLDTQFGQFGEEPFASFHFGPKFLATSLYQLSPIEDIELAKSLVRKSSFFREQVCKMKNFSNEGYGSVTRVYAVCEKDMVITKEFQHWMIQNSGVKDVVEIKGADHMPMFSKPQELSNSLLEIAQKYT; via the exons ATGTCAGCATCCAACACACAGAAGCACTTTGTTCTAGTCCATGGTGCAGGCCATGGAGCTTGGTGCTGGTACAAAATCAAGCCAAGGCTGGAGTCCGCCGGTCACAAGGTCACGGCCCTCAATAATGCCGCTTCAGGCATCGACACCAAGTCCCTAGAAGATGTTCATTCACTAGAAGAGTACTCTGAGCCTTTGCTTCAGTTTATGGGATCACTTGGTCCACAAGAAAAGGTGATCCTTGTAGGTCACAGCCTTGGGGGCATGAACTTGGCTGTTGCCATGGAGAAGTTCCCTGAGAAAATTTCTGCTGCTGTTTTCCTGGCTGCTTTTCTGCCAGATACCACACACCACCCATGGTATATTGTAGATCAG TTGATGCAACAATTACCATTAGACAGATGGTTGGACACCCAGTTTGGACAGTTTGGAGAAGAACCCTTTGCTTCATTTCATTTCGGTCCCAAGTTCTTGGCAACAAGTCTATATCAACTCAGCCCCATTGAG GATATTGAACTCGCCAAGAGTCTAGTAAGGAAGAGTTCCTTCTTTCGTGAACAAGTGTGTAAGATGAAGAACTTCTCAAATGAGGGTTATGGATCGGTTACAAGAGTTTATGCAGTTTGTGAGAAGGACATGGTAATAACCAAGGAATTTCAGCATTGGATGATTCAAAATAGTGGGGTTAAAGATGTGGTGGAGATCAAGGGAGCTGATCATATGCCAATGTTTTCAAAGCCACAAGAACTTTCCAATTCTCTTCTAGAGATAGCACAGAAGTACACTTAA
- the LOC112189795 gene encoding pentatricopeptide repeat-containing protein At3g50420, giving the protein MPPLCEPSLLAALIQKCTAINSLREARRLHALLLTTTTVSSRSVFLYNNVLSMYARCCSLRDARNVFDEMPLRSLVSFNALAAAYSRSSDTAGLALTLLKQMGVECLRPNVSTFTSVIQASCTLEDWLVGSLVHAQVVKCGFLNEVHLQTALLGMYSSCGDLVSASRVFGGMVDRDVVAWNSMIFAYLKNGKNKEGLHLFDGMLRTGVIPTQFTYSMVLNVCSRLRYLNLGRIIHARVIVSSTHADLALENSLLDMYCNSGDTQAAFSVFNKMDSPDLVSWNTMIAGYSENDDGEKAMNLFAQLKRLCYLKPDEYTYAAIISAAGTYLASDYGKLLHGQVIKVGLEKSIFVGTALVSMYFKNSETDSAQKAFYSISEKDVVLWTEMIMGYSRLADGESAIKFFKEMCKESHKVDSFALSGVLSACSDLAMLKQGEMIHSQALKTGFDVEMSVCGSLVDMYAKNGCLESAYCIFSQVVEPDLKCWNSILGGYSQHGMAEEALKLYFEIQKHGLLPDQVTFLSLLSACNHSGLVEVGKFLWNCMKENGIPPGPKHYSCMVSLLSRARLLNEAEELIIKSPFNEDNLELWRTLLSSCVINKNLEIGVHAAEHVLKVDAEDSATHILLSNLYAAAGKWDKVVEIRRKIKELTLEKDPGLSWIEDKKNIQVFSSGVQSKEEVGEAEDALHWLQGNMVRSQRDELDEPIYTT; this is encoded by the coding sequence ATGCCACCGTTGTGTGAACCCTCTCTACTAGCGGCTTTAATACAAAAATGCACCGCCATAAACTCGCTCAGGGAAGCGCGTCGACTCCACGCGCTTCTCCTAACCACCACAACCGTCAGCTCGCGCTCTGTGTTCCTGTACAACAATGTGCTATCTATGTATGCACGGTGCTGCTCGCTCAGAGATGCACGCAATGTGTTCGACGAAATGCCTCTGAGAAGTCTTGTTTCGTTCAATGCGCTGGCTGCAGCCTATTCCCGGAGTTCAGACACTGCCGGTTTGGCATTGACATTGCTAAAACAAATGGGAGTTGAATGTCTCAGGCCAAATGTTTCGACTTTCACGAGTGTGATACAAGCCTCATGTACTCTTGAGGATTGGTTGGTTGGCTCTTTGGTTCATGCACAAGTTGTGAAATGTGGGTTCTTGAATGAAGTGCATCTTCAGACAGCTCTGCTTGGGATGTATTCCAGCTGTGGGGATTTGGTATCTGCTAGCAGAGTTTTCGGAGGAATGGTTGATAGAGATGTTGTGGCTTGGAATTCAATGATTTTCGCGTATTTGAAGAATGGTAAGAACAAGGAAGGGCTTCATTTGTTTGATGGTATGTTGAGGACTGGAGTTATTCCTACTCAGTTCACATATTCAATGGTTTTGAATGTGTGTAGCAGATTGAGATATTTGAATCTGGGGAGAATCATCCATGCCCGAGTCATAGTTTCAAGCACACATGCTGATTTGGCTTTGGAGAATTCACTGCTTGATATGTATTGTAACTCTGGTGACACCCAAGCAGCTTTTAGTGTGTTTAATAAAATGGACAGCCCGGATTTGGTTTCATGGAACACAATGATTGCTGGGTATTCAGAAAATGATGATGGGGAAAAGGCGATGAATTTGTTTGCCCAGTTGAAAAGATTGTGTTATCTTAAACCAGATGAATATACTTATGCAGCTATCATATCTGCAGCAGGTACATACCTTGCTTCTGACTATGGTAAGCTTCTTCATGGTCAAGTCATAAAAGTAGGACTCGAGAAGAGTATATTTGTAGGAACTGCACTAGTGTCTATGTACTTCAAGAACAGCGAAACGGATAGTGCTCAAAAGGCATTTTATTCTATTTCTGAGAAGGATGTTGTTCTCTGGACTGAGATGATCATGGGTTATTCGAGATTGGCTGATGGGGAGAGTGCAATTAAGTTCTTCAAAGAAATGTGCAAGGAAAGCCATAAGGTTGACAGCTTTGCTCTGAGTGGAGTTTTGAGTGCTTGTTCCGACCTGGCCATGTTAAAACAAGGTGAGATGATTCACTCGCAGGCCTTAAAAACAGGATTTGATGTTGAAATGTCTGTATGCGGGAGTCTGGTGGATATGTATGCAAAAAACGGTTGCCTTGAATCTGCTTATTGTATATTTTCCCAAGTTGTGGAGCCTGATTTGAAATGTTGGAACTCGATTCTTGGGGGATATAGTCAACATGGCATGGCAGAAGAAGCATTGAAGCTCTATTTTGAGATCCAAAAACATGGTCTCTTACCAGACCAAGTAACATTTCTGTCTCTACTCTCAGCTTGCAACCACAGTGGGTTGGTTGAAGTAGGAAAGTTCTTGTGGAATTGTATGAAGGAGAATGGTATCCCACCTGGGCCTAAGCACTACTCTTGCATGGTTAGTTTGTTAAGTCGAGCTCGACTACTGAATGAGGCAGAGGAGCTTATTATCAAGTCACCATTTAATGAAGATAATCTTGAACTGTGGAGAACTTTGCTGAGCTCGTGCGTCATCAATAAGAACTTGGAGATAGGAGTTCATGCAGCAGAGCATGTTCTAAAGGTTGATGCAGAAGACAGTGCAACACATATCTTGCTTTCAAATCTCTATGCTGCTGCCGGAAAATGGGATAAGGTTGTAGAAATAAGGAGAAAGATTAAAGAACTGACGTTAGAGAAGGATCCTGGGCTGAGCTGGATTGAGGATAAGAAGAATATTCAGGTATTCAGTTCTGGTGTTCAATCTAAGGAAGAGGTTGGTGAAGCCGAAGATGCACTGCATTGGCTACAAGGAAACATGGTAAGATCTCAAAGAGATGAACTTGATGAACCTATTTATACCACATAG
- the LOC112189805 gene encoding uncharacterized protein LOC112189805: MCLSKILTHLIVFLTVESQYVKHLACNVLAAVSEFVAASGSHWDAFIRLLCDCMDLAITAAVSCSTSTLATGASDLCSSSLSLILVLKPKVKNGDWSVAAGVVRVLRDILKYLKSEDDDELVEVFIEAVNSFLSTVPWDLLHEIRVGPNADALKCSRADVSFQRTLFLGNLIQFLCSLVEQGSVVDAPGGSLDQHHPVFSRIINLVPKLLRLCLGEQADCVISHNCISQYFKHKLLVLMIRLIVQTCPESSILVSWLQLIHYYFEELLRQPISTLECDQEDCLEGSPFLSSVSDSEVNSLSSRHLQRQAVFLFLRCSFSLINSNGGTNRKCACASWNLCLDYDSNAELQCCGRKEGLLELNNWLQGHLPTDMFVDHEMYFEKCADFAKSFLQLYIKEDDVLFRVLLQLLCVPCPAEKQFEEERGSFQDSKGNVLFFVSDLFNPVLLFHLFLVELSYDHQVLLDYRITKDTGISCAEYLLRCLRKVCDSWSLFVEFPPSGQAINRSSCKKRKVSLNGSSFCGADLFALVKDSGGLFLEDECDDEKKYDFKHTRENFQKAKECLISLKNSIALLNRLMRFQELCFEEEK; encoded by the exons ATGTGTCTGAGTAAAATCTTAACTCACTTG ATTGTTTTCCTAACAGTGGAGAGTCAATATGTGAAGCATCTGGCCTGCAATGTTCTAGCTGCTGTCTCCGAATTCGTGGCGGCTTCG GGAAGCCACTGGGATGCCTTTATTCgtttgttgtgtgattgtatGGATTTGGCAATCACTGCGGCAGTTTCATGTTCTACATCGACTTTGGCAACTGGAGCTAGTGATCTTTGTTCTAGTTCATTGAGTTTAATTCTCGTGCTGAAACCTAAGGTGAAAAATGGTGACTGGTCTGTAGCGGCTGGTGTTGTTCGGGTGCTACGTGATATACTGAAGTATTTGAAGTCTGAGGATGATGACGAACTTGTTGAAGTGTTCATTGAGGCtgttaattcttttctttcaacAGTGCCTTGGGATTTATTGCATGAGATTCGTGTTGGTCCAAATGCTGATGCTCTGAAATGCTCCAGGGCAGATGTTTCATTCCAAAGAACCTTGTTTCTAGGAAACTTGATTCAGTTTCTCTGTTCCTTGGTCGAGCAAGGCAGTGTTGTCGATGCTCCAGGTGGATCTCTAGACCAGCATCATCCAGTGTTTTCTAGAATCATCAACCTTGTACCTAAGCTTTTACGTTTATGCCTTGGGGAGCAGGCGGATTGTGTTATCTCTCACAACTGCATCTCTCAATACTTTAAACACAAGTTATTG GTGCTAATGATCAGGCTCATTGTCCAAACTTGTCCAGAATCCTCAATTCTTGTTTCATGGTTGCAACTTATCCATTATTACTTTGAAGAGCTTTTGCGGCAACCCATTTCTACTCTGGAGTGTGATCAGGAAGATTGTTTGGAAGGCTCTCCATTTCTATCCAGTGTTTCTGATTCAGAAGTAAATAGTCTGTCTTCTCGCCATCTGCAAAGACAGGCTGTGTTCCTTTTTCTGAGGTGTTCTTTTAGTTTGATTAACTCAAATGGAGGCACTAACAGAAAATGTGCTTGTGCAAGTTGGAATTTATGCTTGGACTATGACTCAAATGCAGAGTTGCAGTGTTGTGGAAGAAAGGAAGGACTGTTGGAGCTTAATAACTGGCTTCAAGGACATCTTCCAACTGATATGTTTGTGGACCATGAAATGTATTTTGAAAAATGTGCAGACTTTGCCAAATCCTTCCTCCAACTATATATCAAAGAG GATGATGTATTATTCAGAGTGCTCTTGCAATTGCTTTGTGTACCTTGTCCTGCAGAGAAACA GTTTGAAGAGGAAAGGGGATCATTTCAGGATTCAAAGGGCAATGtgcttttctttgtttcagATCTTTTCAATCCTGTACTCTTATTCCATCTATTTCTTGTAGAG TTAAGCTATGACCATCAGGTGCTTCTTGATTACCGTATTACAAAAGATACTGGAATCAGTTGTGCAGAATATCTTTTAAG GTGCTTGCGTAAAGTGTGTGATTCATGGAGCTTATTTGTGGAATTTCCACCGAGTGGACAAGCTATTAATCGATCATCttgcaagaaaagaaaagtttcaTTGAATGGGTCGAGTTTCTGTGGAGCAGATTTGTTTGCGCTAGTGAAAGACTCTGGAGGTTTGTTTCTTGAAGATGAATGTGACGATGAAAAGAAATATGATTTCAAGCACACTCGAGAGAATTTCCAAAAAGCCAAAGAGTGCTTAATTTCGTTGAAAAATTCGATTGCTCTTTTGAACCG CTTAATGAGGTTTCAGGAACTCTGTTTCGAGGAGGAAAAATAA
- the LOC112189813 gene encoding salicylic acid-binding protein 2 produces MKDLGSSKYISKTRAHAGLGKTLVKMENIRVKHFVPFVLLLCLARICTNIVEADQISSGKKHFVLVHGAGHGAWCWYKLATLLNSTGHNVTTIDLAASGINPIQVQQVHSFSDYVEPLIEFLGSLLPKERVILVGHSMGGAVISIAMERFPEKIAVAVYATALMPGPALSYLTIFEKIQERSVLTDTQYRYDQGANNPPTSLLFGPKQLSSRLYQLSPPEDLELALSLVRFSPLFIEEIKLTEEKYGLVPSVFIVCDQDLSIEEDLQTWMIRKNPPNEVKVINGSDHMVMFSRPLELFSNLLNVAEKYS; encoded by the exons ATGAAGGATTTGGGTTCCTCCAAGTATATAAGCAAGACCAGAGCACATGCAGGCTTAGGAAAGACTCTGGTGAAAATGGAGAATATAAGAGTGAAGCATTTTGTGCCTTTTGTTTTGCTTCTTTGCTTGGCAAGAATCTGTACTAATATTGTTGAAGCTGACCAAATCTCATCTGGGAAGAAGCATTTTGTGCTGGTTCATGGAGCTGGTCACGGAGCTTGGTGTTGGTATAAGCTGGCAACTCTATTGAACTCTACAGGTCACAATGTTACAACTATAGACCTTGCAGCATCCGGTATCAACCCGATCCAGGTACAGCAAGTTCATTCGTTCTCAGACTACGTTGAGCCATTGATCGAATTTCTGGGGTCTCTGTTACCAAAAGAGAGGGTTATCCTGGTTGGCCACAGCATGGGTGGAGCCGTGATATCAATTGCCATGGAGAGGTTCCCTGAGAAAATTGCTGTAGCTGTTTATGCCACTGCTTTGATGCCTGGTCCTGCTCTGAGTTACTTGACTATTTTTGAGAAG ATTCAGGAAAGATCGGTGTTGACTGACACTCAGTATAGATATGATCAGGGGGCCAACAATCCTCCAACCTCGCTACTCTTTGGACCAAAACAATTGTCTTCGAGACTGTACCAGCTATCGCCACCGGAG GATCTAGAACTAGCATTGTCATTGGTGAGATTTTCCCCTCTATTTATTGAAGAAATAAAACTCACTGAGGAGAAGTACGGATTGGTTCCAAGTGTTTTCATCGTGTGTGACCAGGACCTTTCAATAGAGGAGGATCTGCAAACGTGGATGATCAGGAAAAATCCCCCAAATGAAGTGAAGGTGATAAATGGTTCCGATCACATGGTCATGTTCTCTAGACCATTGGAGCTGTTCTCCAACCTCCTGAACGTTGCTGAGAAATATTCTTAA
- the LOC112189834 gene encoding methylesterase 1 has translation MKDLISSKHESKTRENAGLGKIVMKMENMRVKHFALPFLVLLCLARICSNSLTADHYPDQILFGKKHFVLVHGAGHGAWCWYKLATLLTSTGHNVTTLDLAASGINQIQVEQVHLFSEYVEPLISFLGSLTPKERVILVGHSLGGAVISIAMERFPEKIAAAVYATAVMPGRSLSYLTIHDKLKERWDTKQMSSYQLSPPEDLILALSLLRPSPTFNEDIKLTDEKYGLVPRVFIVCDQDLTIEEEIQMWMIRENPPNEVKVINGSDHMVMFSRPLELFSNLLKIAEKYS, from the exons ATGAAGGATTTGATTTCCTCCAAGCATGAAAGCAAGACCAGAGAAAATGCAGGCTTAGGAAAGATTGTGATGAAAATGGAAAATATGAGAGTGAAGCATTTTGCTTTGCCTTTTCTTGTGCTTCTTTGCTTGGCAAGAATCTGTAGCAATAGTCTTACAGCTGATCACTATCCAGACCAAATCCTCTTTGGGAAGAAGCATTTTGTGCTGGTTCATGGAGCCGGTCACGGAGCTTGGTGTTGGTATAAGTTGGCAACTCTATTGACCTCCACAGGTCACAATGTTACAACACTAGACCTTGCAGCATCTGGGATCAACCAGATCCAGGTAGAGCAAGTTCATTTGTTCTCCGAGTACGTTGAGCCATTGATCAGTTTTCTGGGGTCTCTTACGCCAAAGGAGAGGGTTATCCTGGTTGGCCACAGCTTGGGTGGAGCCGTGATATCAATTGCCATGGAGAGGTTCCCTGAGAAAATTGCTGCTGCTGTATATGCTACTGCTGTGATGCCAGGTCGTTCTCTTAGTTACTTGACTATACATGATAAG CTCAAGGAAAGATGGGATACTAAGCAAATGTCATCGTACCAGCTATCGCCACCAGAG GATCTAATACTAGCATTGTCATTGCTGAGACCTTCCCCAACATTTAATGAAGATATAAAACTCACCGACGAGAAATACGGATTGGTTCCAAGAGTGTTCATCGTGTGCGACCAAGACCTTACAATAGAGGAGGAAATACAAATGTGGATGATCAGGGAGAACCCACCAAATGAAGTGAAAGTGATAAATGGTTCCGATCACATGGTCATGTTCTCTAGACCACTGGAGCTGTTCTCCAACCTCCTCAAGATTGCTGAGAAATATTCATAA